A stretch of Lysinibacillus agricola DNA encodes these proteins:
- the hfq gene encoding RNA chaperone Hfq — MKSINLQDTFLNHLRKNSVFVTVFLLNGFQLKGTVKSYDNFTVLLVDAENKQHLIYKHAISTFVPAKQVDFLEKEE; from the coding sequence ATGAAATCAATTAACTTGCAAGATACGTTCTTGAACCATCTACGTAAAAACAGTGTTTTTGTAACTGTGTTTCTGTTAAACGGATTTCAGTTAAAAGGGACTGTGAAATCCTATGATAATTTTACAGTGTTATTAGTAGATGCTGAAAACAAGCAGCATCTTATCTACAAACACGCTATTTCTACATTTGTTCCAGCAAAGCAAGTCGATTTTTTAGAGAAAGAAGAATAG
- a CDS encoding rhodanese-like domain-containing protein — translation MKSMDTTEIVELLDANEDLYIIDVREDDEVAQGVIPGAQHIALGTIPERLGELDASKPYIIVCKAGGRSANACAYLEAQGFDVTNLEGGMLAYDGELEFK, via the coding sequence ATGAAATCTATGGATACAACAGAAATAGTAGAACTATTAGATGCAAACGAAGACCTATACATTATTGATGTTCGTGAAGATGATGAGGTGGCACAAGGCGTGATTCCAGGTGCTCAACATATTGCACTTGGGACAATCCCTGAGCGCTTAGGTGAATTAGATGCTTCTAAACCATACATTATCGTTTGCAAGGCTGGCGGTCGTTCAGCAAATGCTTGTGCATACTTAGAAGCTCAAGGCTTTGACGTAACAAACCTTGAAGGCGGCATGCTTGCTTATGATGGAGAATTAGAATTTAAGTAA
- a CDS encoding DMT family transporter, producing MSGKLSFILSMIIFGAVGVFAKYIKLPSSEIAFWMSLIGSCFLLVIFFYKKERFTKISILQNKWPLVLSSLALCGNWIFLFQAYKETTIANAALSYYFAPVLVICLSPIILKEKILVRKVFYICVALVGLFFIVQSQTTETSEHYIGIVYGLIAACFYTIVTFTNKYIRGLKEPDNTIIQLALAALFLALYLLGTNGFQVMQIDIKSISLLIALGIVHAGIGFYLFFFGMRHLKGQSIAILSYIDPLTSLVISTMIIGEKMTTLQIIGAILLLGATCLSEMDKTKHISQ from the coding sequence ATGAGCGGAAAATTATCTTTTATTTTATCAATGATTATTTTTGGAGCTGTCGGTGTTTTTGCAAAATATATTAAGTTGCCTTCAAGTGAAATTGCCTTTTGGATGAGTCTCATTGGCTCTTGTTTTTTACTTGTGATTTTCTTTTATAAAAAAGAAAGGTTTACGAAAATATCTATTTTGCAAAACAAATGGCCATTGGTACTTTCGAGCTTAGCCTTGTGCGGGAATTGGATTTTTCTTTTCCAAGCGTATAAGGAGACGACCATCGCAAATGCTGCTCTAAGCTATTACTTTGCTCCAGTACTAGTGATTTGTTTGTCACCTATAATTTTGAAAGAGAAAATATTAGTAAGAAAAGTTTTTTATATTTGCGTGGCTCTAGTAGGACTATTTTTTATCGTTCAAAGCCAAACTACTGAAACGAGCGAACATTATATCGGTATTGTATATGGGCTCATTGCAGCTTGTTTCTATACAATAGTAACATTCACAAATAAGTATATTCGTGGATTAAAAGAGCCTGATAATACGATTATTCAGCTTGCTTTAGCAGCTTTATTCCTTGCACTTTATCTTTTGGGGACCAATGGATTTCAAGTCATGCAAATCGATATAAAGTCAATTAGCTTACTTATAGCATTGGGCATTGTCCATGCTGGAATCGGCTTCTATTTGTTCTTTTTCGGGATGCGTCATCTAAAAGGGCAAAGTATAGCTATATTAAGCTATATTGATCCACTGACATCATTAGTTATTTCGACAATGATTATAGGAGAAAAAATGACGACCCTACAAATAATAGGCGCTATTCTTTTGCTCGGTGCAACATGTCTGAGTGAAATGGATAAAACAAAGCATATATCACAGTAG
- a CDS encoding LuxR C-terminal-related transcriptional regulator, which yields MNIKLLLVDNRQLVLECLKHRLNKEPNICVIGALSNPEYLQHEIITNSPDIVIMNFRMELSNKIDLTKLLKNIPNLRVVILSKHEYTEYIQASYNAGASAFISEEKPFQELIFTIRQVYLGDKMFPKVEKNQIDKMLTQKESEVLKRIAEDKTNIEISKEMMISIRTVEYHISSIIRKLDVESRVGAVVTAIKRGLLSIK from the coding sequence TTGAATATTAAACTACTACTTGTCGATAATCGTCAATTAGTACTAGAATGCTTAAAACACAGATTAAACAAAGAACCAAATATTTGCGTGATAGGGGCTCTTTCTAATCCTGAGTATTTACAACATGAAATAATCACTAACTCTCCGGATATTGTAATAATGAATTTCCGAATGGAATTATCTAACAAAATCGATTTAACTAAACTATTAAAAAATATTCCTAATTTACGAGTTGTTATATTATCGAAGCATGAATATACAGAATATATCCAAGCTTCCTATAATGCAGGAGCTAGCGCTTTTATATCAGAAGAAAAACCATTCCAAGAATTAATCTTTACTATTAGACAAGTATACTTAGGTGACAAAATGTTTCCTAAAGTTGAAAAAAATCAGATAGATAAAATGCTTACACAAAAAGAGTCTGAAGTATTAAAAAGAATAGCAGAAGATAAAACCAATATTGAAATTAGTAAGGAAATGATGATAAGCATAAGAACAGTTGAATACCATATCTCATCAATCATTAGGAAATTAGACGTAGAATCTCGAGTAGGTGCTGTCGTGACAGCTATTAAGCGAGGGTTGTTAAGTATTAAATAG
- a CDS encoding trimeric intracellular cation channel family protein, with amino-acid sequence MAWEVFSIIGTIAFAISGAIIAMEEEYDLFGVYILGIVTAFGGGAIRNLLIGLPVTTLWGQDMMFQIAIAAITIFFLFPHRLIQHWHRWGNFTDAIGLSAFAIQGALYAVKLDMPISAVIVAAVLTGSGGGIVRDLLARRKPLVLRDEVYGVWAALAGLIIGLELLSGDIFLYVLFGVITALRILSYIKKWRLPLRKLNRA; translated from the coding sequence TTGGCTTGGGAGGTTTTTAGTATCATTGGAACAATTGCCTTCGCTATTTCCGGGGCAATAATTGCAATGGAGGAAGAATACGATTTATTCGGCGTCTATATACTCGGTATCGTAACCGCTTTCGGTGGTGGAGCTATACGAAATCTACTAATAGGTTTACCTGTAACTACACTGTGGGGGCAAGATATGATGTTCCAAATTGCCATTGCAGCCATCACAATTTTTTTCTTATTTCCACATCGACTCATTCAACATTGGCATCGTTGGGGCAACTTCACTGATGCTATTGGATTATCGGCATTTGCGATTCAAGGTGCCCTTTATGCTGTGAAGCTCGACATGCCTATTAGTGCCGTTATTGTAGCTGCAGTTTTAACAGGATCAGGTGGTGGAATTGTTCGTGATTTATTAGCTAGACGTAAACCATTAGTTCTTCGTGATGAAGTCTATGGCGTTTGGGCAGCACTAGCAGGACTGATCATTGGACTTGAATTATTGTCAGGGGATATCTTTTTATATGTATTATTTGGTGTGATCACAGCACTAAGAATACTTTCATATATAAAGAAATGGCGTTTACCGTTGCGGAAGTTGAATCGAGCATAG
- a CDS encoding aminotransferase class I/II-fold pyridoxal phosphate-dependent enzyme, translating into MTFTTNLTEETLALAAKIEEKVRPFHAKVEDMAFFNQQKVLAAFRKHQVSDYHLHPSNGYGYDDEGRDNLERVYAEVFGAEAAIVRPQIISGTHAITLSLFGVLRPGDELLYISGQPYDTLQSIVDGGDKDTGSLKDYKIGYSHVDLIDNQEIDWEGVAAAITPNTKMIAIQRSKGYAIRPSFTISQIADMCAKIRELAPAAVIFVDNCYGEFVEAQEPTEVGADLMAGSLIKNPGGGLAKIGGYIAGRADLVEKCAYRMTSPGIGAEAGATLNTLGDFYQGFFLAPHVVSQALKGAIFTAAMLGEIGMNTSPRYDANRTDLIQSVSFQTAEQMIAFCREIQANSPINAHYAPEPAYMPGYEDDVIMAAGTFIQGSSIELTADGPIRPPFTAFIQGGLTYEHVKFAICSAVQTIKK; encoded by the coding sequence ATGACTTTTACAACCAATTTAACGGAAGAAACATTAGCATTAGCTGCTAAAATAGAAGAAAAGGTACGCCCTTTTCATGCCAAGGTAGAAGATATGGCGTTCTTCAATCAACAAAAAGTGCTTGCAGCGTTCCGAAAGCATCAAGTAAGTGACTATCATCTGCACCCGTCTAATGGTTATGGCTATGATGATGAAGGGCGTGACAATCTAGAACGAGTTTATGCAGAGGTCTTTGGAGCGGAGGCTGCCATTGTACGTCCGCAAATTATTTCTGGTACACATGCAATCACACTTAGCTTATTCGGAGTGCTTCGTCCTGGTGATGAATTACTTTATATTTCAGGTCAGCCGTATGATACATTGCAATCAATAGTTGATGGTGGCGATAAGGATACTGGCTCATTAAAAGATTATAAAATCGGTTATAGCCATGTGGATTTAATCGATAATCAAGAGATTGATTGGGAAGGTGTTGCAGCTGCAATTACACCAAACACAAAAATGATTGCTATCCAACGTTCGAAGGGCTATGCAATACGCCCATCCTTTACCATTTCACAAATTGCAGACATGTGTGCAAAAATCCGTGAATTAGCACCAGCTGCTGTTATTTTCGTTGATAATTGCTACGGTGAATTTGTGGAGGCACAGGAACCGACAGAGGTTGGGGCTGATTTAATGGCAGGCTCACTCATTAAAAATCCTGGTGGAGGCTTAGCGAAAATTGGTGGTTATATTGCGGGTCGTGCAGATTTAGTAGAGAAATGTGCTTATCGTATGACTTCACCAGGTATTGGTGCTGAAGCAGGAGCAACATTAAATACGCTCGGTGATTTCTATCAAGGATTTTTCCTTGCGCCACATGTTGTATCTCAAGCATTAAAAGGTGCCATTTTCACAGCTGCTATGCTAGGGGAAATAGGCATGAATACATCGCCAAGGTATGATGCGAATCGTACGGATTTAATTCAATCGGTTTCTTTCCAAACGGCGGAACAAATGATTGCTTTTTGCCGTGAAATTCAAGCGAACTCACCAATTAATGCGCATTATGCACCAGAGCCAGCGTATATGCCTGGCTATGAGGATGATGTCATCATGGCAGCTGGAACATTCATTCAAGGTTCCAGTATTGAGCTGACAGCAGACGGTCCTATCCGTCCGCCATTTACAGCATTTATTCAAGGTGGGTTAACATACGAGCATGTGAAATTTGCTATTTGTAGTGCCGTTCAAACGATAAAAAAATAG
- a CDS encoding MerR family transcriptional regulator — MSREIRRTMPLLSMNIVMQLTELSARQIRYYEEHHLIEPHRTEGNRRMFSLNDVDILLEIKDYLEQGMNMAKIKKLFAKKNELVTTEDSDLSDSELRRIMREEMRQAQRMQKSSIRRGDLSRFY, encoded by the coding sequence ATGAGTCGTGAAATTAGACGAACTATGCCGTTATTATCCATGAATATCGTGATGCAATTGACCGAGCTTTCGGCACGCCAGATTCGTTATTATGAAGAACACCATTTAATTGAGCCGCACCGAACAGAAGGCAACCGTCGAATGTTTTCATTAAATGACGTCGATATATTGCTGGAAATTAAAGATTACTTGGAACAGGGTATGAACATGGCGAAAATTAAAAAGCTGTTCGCCAAAAAGAATGAACTTGTTACAACAGAGGACTCAGATTTAAGTGACTCAGAATTACGTCGCATCATGCGTGAGGAAATGCGTCAAGCACAACGCATGCAAAAATCATCCATCCGTCGTGGGGATTTATCTCGATTCTATTAA
- the glnA gene encoding type I glutamate--ammonia ligase: MGKYTKEDIKSLIEEKNVSFIRLQFTDILGTIKNVEIPVSQLDKALENKMMFDGSSIEGFVRIEESDMYLYPDLDSFVVFPWTSEKGKVARFICDVYTAKGEPFAGDPRNNLKRILKKMEDMGFSSFNLGPEPEFFLFKLDAKGEPTLEVNDHGGYFDLAPTDLGENCRRDIVLELEEMGFEIEASHHEVAPGQHEIDFKYANAVSACDNIQTFKLVVKTIARKHGLHATFMPKPLFGEAGSGMHFNVSLFKGKENAFYDESTELGLSETAMQFMAGVLAHVQGFTAVTNPTVNSYKRLVPGYEAPCYVAWSAQNRSPLIRIPSARGLSTRVEVRSVDPSANPYLAMAVILEAGLEGIRQKLTPPAAINRNIYVMSEEERKANGIENLPPALDDALALLAKDKVSQEALGEHIYANFKEAKEIEFDMYRTTVHQWERDQYLKMY; encoded by the coding sequence GTGGGTAAATACACAAAAGAAGACATTAAAAGTCTAATTGAGGAAAAAAACGTAAGCTTTATACGTTTACAATTTACGGATATTCTTGGCACAATCAAAAACGTTGAAATTCCTGTAAGCCAATTAGACAAAGCTCTAGAAAACAAAATGATGTTTGATGGCTCATCCATTGAAGGTTTCGTACGTATTGAAGAATCAGATATGTATTTATATCCTGACTTAGATTCTTTCGTAGTGTTCCCTTGGACTTCTGAAAAAGGGAAAGTAGCACGTTTTATCTGTGATGTATACACTGCTAAAGGCGAGCCATTTGCTGGTGACCCACGAAACAACTTAAAACGTATCCTTAAGAAAATGGAAGATATGGGATTCTCAAGCTTCAATTTAGGACCTGAGCCAGAGTTCTTCTTATTCAAATTAGATGCAAAAGGTGAACCTACATTAGAAGTAAACGACCACGGTGGTTACTTCGACTTAGCACCGACTGATCTTGGCGAAAACTGCCGTCGTGATATCGTATTAGAGCTAGAAGAAATGGGCTTCGAAATTGAAGCATCTCACCATGAGGTAGCTCCTGGACAACACGAAATCGACTTTAAATATGCAAACGCAGTCTCGGCTTGTGACAACATCCAAACGTTCAAATTAGTTGTTAAAACAATTGCTCGTAAACACGGCCTACATGCTACATTCATGCCGAAGCCATTATTCGGGGAAGCTGGCTCTGGTATGCACTTCAACGTTTCATTATTTAAAGGTAAAGAGAATGCATTCTACGATGAATCTACTGAACTAGGTCTTTCAGAAACAGCAATGCAATTCATGGCAGGTGTCCTTGCTCACGTTCAAGGCTTCACAGCTGTGACAAATCCAACAGTTAACTCTTATAAACGTCTTGTACCTGGTTATGAAGCACCATGTTATGTAGCATGGTCAGCTCAAAATCGTTCACCACTTATCCGTATCCCATCAGCACGTGGTCTTTCAACTCGTGTAGAGGTACGTTCAGTGGACCCATCTGCAAACCCTTATTTAGCAATGGCTGTTATTTTAGAAGCAGGTCTTGAAGGCATTCGCCAAAAATTAACACCACCAGCTGCCATTAACCGTAACATCTACGTGATGTCTGAAGAAGAGCGTAAAGCGAATGGTATCGAAAACTTACCACCAGCACTTGACGATGCTTTGGCATTACTTGCTAAGGACAAAGTATCTCAAGAAGCTTTAGGTGAGCATATCTACGCAAACTTTAAAGAGGCAAAAGAAATCGAGTTTGACATGTACCGTACAACAGTACACCAATGGGAACGCGATCAATATTTAAAAATGTACTAA
- a CDS encoding spore coat protein — protein MHRHMRHHHHHAGPHCCPPQMGPTQFEPPHCCPPEEYVRTNYIHTVVPHVQPTHVTTVNKHMIDHQYHFPCTEAVVDECCETHTLCEMPPEPCHMPHHMRHHHHHMGHHHHDMGHHHHHMPYHHHMGY, from the coding sequence ATGCATAGACATATGCGCCATCATCATCATCATGCAGGTCCACATTGTTGTCCACCACAAATGGGCCCAACTCAATTTGAGCCACCACATTGTTGTCCACCAGAGGAATATGTACGCACTAATTACATCCATACAGTTGTACCACATGTACAGCCAACACATGTAACAACAGTTAATAAGCATATGATTGATCATCAGTATCATTTCCCTTGTACTGAGGCTGTAGTGGATGAATGTTGCGAGACCCATACACTTTGTGAAATGCCACCTGAGCCTTGCCATATGCCGCATCATATGAGACACCATCACCATCACATGGGACACCATCACCATGACATGGGTCATCATCATCACCATATGCCGTACCATCATCATATGGGATATTAA
- a CDS encoding YjiH family protein, with product MKKYPTSSYFFFIIPSLIGVLLFMTPVLTEEGWKVPIAILANLLAGVIAPVISYITIIMFAISAIGSLIAKFIPRNNTKKPSILDTLFYVNWFWTIVRVIGLVFASMVVFDFGPSAINNENTGGLLMNPDDGLVTFLFTIFLFAGLLLPFLTNFGLLEFFGTMMVKIMRPLFRSPGRSSIDALTSWVGDGTIGVLMTSKQYEMGNYTKKESAIIATSFSVVSITFCIVVLDTVDLSRYFIPYYLTVVLCGLVLAIIMPRIYPLANKEDTYIDGTPLDLSREELPKGYNSVSHGLKNALAVAHANRDPRQFLKDGSRNVVDLWIGVAPIVMAFGTIALMLAEFTSVFTVLGKPFEPILTVLGLPEAAEAAQTMVVGFADMFLPSILGAGIEAETTRFVIAVVSVTQLIYMSEVGGLILGTKIPLKFFDLVVIFLLRTIISLPIAALVAHLIF from the coding sequence ATGAAAAAATACCCTACTTCTTCATACTTTTTCTTCATAATCCCCTCTCTTATTGGTGTCCTATTATTCATGACACCGGTCTTAACGGAAGAAGGATGGAAAGTTCCAATTGCTATTTTAGCAAATTTATTAGCAGGTGTTATTGCTCCTGTTATTAGTTATATTACTATTATTATGTTTGCGATTTCGGCAATTGGTTCACTCATTGCCAAATTCATTCCTCGAAATAATACAAAGAAACCTAGTATTTTAGATACATTATTTTATGTAAATTGGTTTTGGACAATTGTACGAGTAATCGGTTTAGTATTTGCATCAATGGTTGTGTTTGATTTTGGACCATCAGCAATTAACAATGAAAATACTGGTGGATTATTAATGAACCCAGACGATGGTTTGGTAACATTTTTGTTTACGATTTTCTTATTCGCAGGTCTACTATTACCGTTTTTAACAAACTTTGGCTTGCTTGAATTTTTCGGAACGATGATGGTGAAAATCATGCGTCCTCTCTTTAGAAGTCCTGGTCGTTCATCGATTGACGCACTTACATCGTGGGTTGGTGATGGAACAATTGGTGTTCTAATGACGAGTAAGCAATATGAAATGGGGAACTACACGAAAAAAGAGTCCGCTATTATTGCAACGAGCTTCTCAGTTGTATCCATCACTTTCTGCATCGTAGTACTAGATACAGTGGACTTGTCACGCTATTTCATTCCATATTATTTAACGGTTGTACTTTGCGGTCTTGTGTTAGCGATAATTATGCCACGAATTTATCCGCTTGCTAATAAGGAAGATACTTATATCGATGGTACTCCATTAGATTTATCGCGTGAGGAATTACCAAAAGGCTATAATTCTGTGTCACATGGCTTAAAAAATGCTTTAGCCGTTGCACATGCAAATCGAGATCCACGTCAATTTTTAAAAGACGGGTCCAGAAATGTTGTGGACTTATGGATTGGCGTAGCACCAATCGTTATGGCATTTGGTACTATTGCTTTGATGCTTGCCGAATTCACTAGTGTTTTCACAGTTTTAGGGAAGCCATTCGAGCCTATATTAACAGTGCTTGGTTTACCAGAAGCAGCTGAAGCAGCACAAACAATGGTTGTTGGTTTTGCCGATATGTTCCTTCCGTCCATTTTAGGAGCAGGAATCGAAGCTGAAACTACACGATTTGTGATTGCTGTCGTTTCTGTTACACAACTTATCTATATGTCTGAAGTCGGTGGACTAATTTTAGGTACAAAAATTCCGCTGAAGTTTTTTGATTTAGTTGTTATTTTCTTATTACGTACAATTATTTCACTACCAATCGCAGCATTAGTTGCACATTTAATCTTCTAG
- a CDS encoding ABC transporter ATP-binding protein, whose protein sequence is MIIEAKNVSKSYKHREALKNINFSIEGPKIIGFLGHNGAGKTTFLNLLSGLIATSNGSISVNGENVFNAPAILRDICFVAESRNFQEEMTIAQTLKANSFFYPKWDANLAMELLEVFALNPKEKVRSLSKGMVSALGIITGFASNAGITIFDEPYIGLDVAARNTFYDLLIEQQTDNPRLFILSTHLIDEASELFEEILILHEGQLLFQKTAEEWHEHIVAVKGSPSDVEQAISGLKSIYKHTFMQELTAIVFTDGQSIEGQNIMLERVSLQDMLVYLSKQQKARTIK, encoded by the coding sequence ATGATAATCGAAGCGAAAAATGTTAGTAAATCATATAAACATAGGGAAGCTTTAAAAAATATCAATTTTTCAATCGAAGGTCCTAAAATCATTGGATTTTTGGGTCATAATGGCGCTGGCAAAACAACATTCTTAAATTTATTATCAGGACTTATCGCTACGTCTAATGGGAGCATCTCCGTAAATGGCGAAAATGTTTTCAATGCACCTGCAATTTTACGTGATATTTGTTTTGTGGCAGAGAGTCGAAACTTTCAAGAGGAGATGACAATAGCACAAACGTTAAAGGCGAATAGCTTCTTTTATCCGAAATGGGATGCGAATCTCGCAATGGAGCTACTAGAAGTTTTTGCTCTAAATCCAAAGGAAAAGGTGCGCAGTTTATCAAAAGGAATGGTGTCTGCGTTAGGAATCATCACAGGCTTTGCGAGTAATGCAGGGATTACGATCTTTGATGAGCCTTATATCGGACTTGATGTAGCTGCTCGTAATACATTTTATGATTTATTGATTGAACAACAAACCGACAATCCAAGACTTTTTATTTTGTCTACACATTTAATTGATGAAGCAAGTGAGCTATTTGAGGAAATACTTATTTTACACGAAGGACAATTACTGTTTCAGAAAACAGCGGAGGAATGGCATGAGCATATTGTTGCAGTAAAAGGTAGTCCTTCTGATGTTGAGCAGGCAATTAGTGGTCTAAAGAGTATTTATAAGCATACGTTTATGCAGGAGCTAACTGCAATTGTATTCACTGATGGTCAATCCATTGAAGGACAGAATATTATGCTTGAACGTGTTTCATTACAAGATATGTTGGTGTATTTAAGTAAACAGCAGAAAGCGAGGACTATTAAATGA
- a CDS encoding GntR family transcriptional regulator has protein sequence MIHSLNNEKPIFQQIRERIEDGILDGHLQPEDRIPSTNEFAKEYQINPATAGKGVNELVDKGVIYKKRGVGMFVSINAREILIAERKENFFQQHIEPLKKEAIRLGISDEELQNMLQRG, from the coding sequence GTGATTCATTCTTTAAACAATGAAAAGCCCATTTTCCAGCAAATACGCGAACGAATAGAGGATGGAATTTTAGATGGACATCTGCAACCCGAAGATCGCATTCCATCCACAAATGAATTTGCAAAGGAATATCAAATTAATCCTGCAACAGCTGGAAAGGGCGTGAACGAATTAGTGGATAAAGGTGTAATTTATAAAAAACGCGGTGTCGGCATGTTTGTTAGTATTAATGCTCGCGAGATATTAATTGCAGAGCGTAAGGAAAATTTCTTTCAGCAACATATAGAGCCATTAAAGAAAGAGGCAATAAGATTAGGTATTTCAGATGAAGAATTACAAAATATGTTACAAAGGGGTTAA
- a CDS encoding RNA polymerase sigma factor, with translation MTEFESIYNQYFRDVHSFVLSLSRNEKIAEEITQETFFKALKSIDKFKGNCKINVWLCQIAKNTYFTYLDKQKRYATDDIPEEISENSIESMIVNKEETFRLHKVLHRLEEPYKEVFTLRVFGELSFKQISQLFEKTESWARVTFHRAKGKIQDLLREE, from the coding sequence GTGACTGAGTTTGAGAGTATATACAATCAATATTTCCGAGATGTTCACTCGTTTGTATTATCATTAAGTCGCAATGAAAAGATAGCAGAAGAAATAACACAAGAAACTTTTTTTAAGGCTTTAAAAAGCATTGATAAATTCAAAGGCAATTGCAAAATCAATGTATGGCTTTGTCAAATAGCAAAAAATACATACTTTACCTATCTCGATAAACAAAAGCGATATGCTACAGACGATATACCAGAAGAAATAAGCGAGAATAGCATTGAATCAATGATAGTGAATAAAGAAGAAACCTTCCGTTTACATAAGGTCTTACATCGCTTAGAAGAGCCTTATAAAGAAGTTTTTACATTAAGAGTGTTTGGAGAACTGTCCTTTAAACAAATAAGTCAACTTTTTGAAAAAACGGAGAGTTGGGCAAGAGTAACATTTCACCGAGCTAAAGGTAAAATTCAAGATTTACTGAGGGAGGAATAG
- a CDS encoding zf-HC2 domain-containing protein gives MSNKVSCEIIKDMLPLYYDDVCSDESKRMVEEHLVGCHNCKNELDRLNADFKLPKEEIETIRNDSNVIKNISSFWNQSRIKSFMKGIIISALLFSLIILGYFGLFNWQIISVSTDEVEIKNVSQLADSKIFYFAETNDGYSLDRLNYDMDKEGNFYITPLRPIIKQEAQPHNGLEKRYHFIDIKYQEEARGKEIKKIYYGTPKDKILIWEKGMDLPKVSEEIENMYYNGK, from the coding sequence ATGAGTAATAAAGTGTCATGTGAAATCATTAAAGATATGCTTCCGTTGTATTATGACGATGTATGCAGTGATGAGAGCAAAAGGATGGTAGAAGAACACCTTGTTGGGTGTCATAATTGTAAAAACGAATTAGATAGATTAAATGCTGATTTTAAATTACCGAAAGAAGAAATCGAAACAATTAGAAATGATAGTAATGTTATAAAAAATATTTCTTCTTTTTGGAATCAGTCAAGAATTAAATCCTTTATGAAAGGGATAATTATTAGTGCATTATTGTTTTCGCTTATCATTTTGGGGTATTTTGGCTTGTTTAATTGGCAAATCATAAGCGTTTCAACTGATGAGGTAGAGATAAAGAATGTAAGCCAATTGGCAGACAGCAAAATTTTCTATTTTGCTGAGACAAATGATGGTTATAGTTTGGATAGGTTAAATTACGATATGGATAAGGAAGGTAACTTTTATATTACTCCTTTACGACCAATAATTAAGCAAGAAGCACAACCACATAACGGTTTGGAAAAAAGATATCATTTTATTGACATTAAGTACCAGGAAGAAGCTCGTGGTAAGGAGATAAAAAAGATTTATTATGGAACTCCAAAAGATAAAATTTTGATTTGGGAAAAGGGAATGGATTTACCAAAAGTAAGTGAAGAAATAGAAAATATGTATTATAATGGTAAATAA